The proteins below come from a single Candidatus Marinimicrobia bacterium CG08_land_8_20_14_0_20_45_22 genomic window:
- a CDS encoding imidazolonepropionase: EFPEEFANDHDGYIDLITGEMLPGIVREGLADFCDVFCEEGVFSVEESARILSAAKFLGLGIRVHAEEFKPFGGAKLAARFGAFSADHLMAIDDEGIQALKEADVVPVLLPATTFFLGSDTYAPGRKMWDVGLPVAIATDFNPGSSMTQSMPFVIAVACLKLKLSPLEAIQAATIHAARSLKMEKTVGSLEEGKQADFVIWNIERYQGIPYFLGFPTVASVYKKGKLVWKLTDSARDIP, encoded by the coding sequence TGAATTTCCGGAAGAATTTGCGAATGATCACGATGGTTATATTGATTTAATTACTGGCGAGATGTTACCGGGAATCGTTCGGGAAGGATTAGCGGATTTTTGCGACGTGTTTTGCGAAGAGGGCGTTTTTTCGGTGGAAGAATCTGCGCGAATCCTGTCCGCCGCGAAATTTCTCGGCCTGGGAATTCGCGTTCATGCCGAGGAGTTCAAACCTTTTGGCGGTGCAAAATTAGCCGCAAGGTTTGGCGCATTTTCCGCCGATCATCTGATGGCAATCGACGATGAAGGAATTCAGGCATTGAAAGAGGCTGACGTCGTTCCGGTTTTGCTTCCCGCGACGACCTTTTTTCTTGGTTCGGATACTTATGCGCCGGGCAGGAAAATGTGGGACGTCGGTCTGCCGGTTGCCATTGCGACCGATTTCAATCCGGGCAGTAGTATGACACAGTCGATGCCGTTTGTCATTGCCGTCGCATGTTTGAAATTGAAACTCAGTCCGTTGGAGGCAATTCAGGCGGCGACGATTCACGCGGCGCGGTCGTTAAAAATGGAAAAGACGGTTGGGAGTTTAGAAGAGGGAAAACAAGCGGATTTCGTTATCTGGAATATCGAGCGGTATCAAGGAATTCCTTACTTTCTCGGTTTTCCTACCGTTGCGAGTGTCTATAAAAAAGGAAAATTAGTCTGGAAATTGACCGATTCGGCGCGTGATATTCCTTAG